The sequence tctattccacctaagcatgatatcaatgagtctctcaaagccatgagaatttccattgatgagtgcaaagaaagaaccgctaggatgtgtgctaagaaagaatgctttgtaaaagtgtgttcttctagttttcatgataataatgatgaagatctaaaagtgattgatgtgtctcctattaaatctttgttttgcaatatgaatcttgataatgatgggattgaagatgagtcaactttagttaaaaggcgtctcaatgattcagagtttttagatcttgatgctaaatttggtaaaagtgggattggagaggtcaaaactttacatagcaatgaacccactattttcgatttcaaggaatttaattatgataattgttatttaatatattgtatttctttgttgcaatatgttttaaattctcctcatgattatagtcaaaataaagcttttaccaaacatatcgttgatgctttgatgcaatcttatgaagaaaaacttgaatcggaagtttctatccctagaaaactttatgatgagtgggaacctactattaaaattaaaattaaagatcatggattctatgctttgtgtgatttgggtgctagtgtttccacgattccaaaaactttatgtgatgtgctaggtttccgtgattttgatgattgctctttaaacttgcaccttgcggattccactattaagaaacctatggggcggattaatgatgttcttattgttgcaaataggaattatgtgccgtatattttatttttcttgatatagattgcaatctttcatgtcctattattcttggtacacctttccttaggacgattggtgcaattattgatatgaaggaaggaaatattagattccaatttccattaaggaaaggcatggaacactttcctagaaagaaaatcaaattaccttatgaatctattatgagatccacctaTGAATTTAATATCAAAGATGGCAATatttagatctattctcgcttttatgcctagttaggggcgttaaacggtagcgctttttgggaggcaacccaattttatttttgttccttgctttttgcttctgtttagtaataaataattcatgtagcttctgcttagatgtggttttatgttttaattagtgtttgtgccaagtagaacctataggataacctatggtgatagttaatttgatcttgctgaaaaacagaaacttttgcacgcacgagaataattttagtaaatcactgAAATGTAccttttagttgattctttttgcagtagataaatatacaaatttattaggacttcctatttttgtaggagttttacagttccagaagtattcgaaagttacaaattactacagaatgttttgtttttgacagattctgtttttcgtgtgttgtttgcttattttgatgaatctatggctagtatcggggggtatgaaccatagagaagttggaatacagtatgtttaacaccaatataaataaataatgagttcattacagtaccttaagtggtggtttttctttcttgcactaacggagctcatgagattttctgttgagttttgtgttgtgaagttttcaagttttgggtaaagatttgatggactatggaataaggagtggcaagagcctaagcttggggatgcccatgacaccccaagataattcaaggacaagcaaaagcctaaacttggggatgccccggaaggcatcccctctttcatcttcgtccatcggtaactttacttggagctatatttttattcaccacatgatatgtgttttgcttggagcatcttgtatgatatgagtctttgctttttagtttaccacaatcatccttgctgtacacaccttttgggagagacatacatgattcggaatttattagaatactatatgtgcttcacttatatcttttgagctagacaagtttgctctagtgcttcacttatatctttttagagcatggcggtggtttcattttgtagaaattattgatctctcatgcttcacttatattattttgagagtcttttagaacagcatggtatttgctttggttataaaaatagtcctaatatgatgggcatccaagatgggtataataaaaactatcatagaaagtgcattgaatactatgagaaatttgatacttgatgattgttttgagatatgaggatggtaatattagaatcatgctagtggAGTTGTTGtaaatttgaggaatacttgtgttaaaagtttgtgattcccgtagcatgcacgtatggtgaaccgttatgtgatgaagttggagcattatttatttattgattgtctttcttatgagtggcagtcggggacgagcgatggtcttttcctaccaatctatccccctaggagcatgcgtgtagtactttgttttgataactaatagatttttgcaataagtatatgagttcttcatgactaatgttgagtccatggattatgcgcactctcacccttgcaccattgctagcctctcttgtgccgcacaactttcgccggtaccatacacccaccatatacgttcctcaaaacagccatcatacctacctattatggcatttccatagtcattccgagatatattaccatgcaactttccaccgttccgtttattatgatacgcttcatcattgccatatttcttttgcatgatcatgtagttgacatcgtatttgtggcaaggccaccttaataattctttcatatatgtcactcttgattcatatcccggtacaccgccggaggcattcacatagagtcatattttggtctaagtattgagttgtaattcttgagttgtaagtaaataaaagtgtgatgatcttcattattagagcattgtcccaagtgaggaaaggatgatggagactatgattcccccacaagtcgggatgaggctccgaactttatgaaaaataaaagaggccaaagaagcccaaattaaaaaagaggccaaagaagcccacaaaaataaaaaaatgagagaaaaagagagaagggacaatgttactatcctttttccacacttgtgcttcaaagtagcaccatgatcttcatgatagagagtcttttatgttgtcactttaatttactagtgggaattttccattatagaacttggcttgtatatttcaatgatgggcttcctcaaaatgccctaggtcttcgtgagcaagcaagttggatgcacacccacttagtttcttttgttgagctttcatacacttataactttagtgcttccgttgcatggcaatccctactcaatcacattgatatctattaatgggcatctacatagcccgttgatacacctagttgatgtgagactatcttctcctttttgacttctccacaaccaccattctattccacatatagtgttatgtccatggctcacgctcatgtattgcgtgaaatttgaaaaagtttgagaacatcaaaagtatgaaacaattgcttggcttgtcatcggggttgtgcatgattaaatactttgtgtgatgaagatagagcataaccagactatatgattttgtagggatagctttctttagccatgttattttgagaagacatgattgctttgttagtatgcttgaactattattgttttcatgtcaatatgaaattttatcttgaatcatttggatttgaacattcatgccacaataaagaaaattacattgagaaatgtgctaggtagaattccacatcaaaaattctgtttttatcatttacctactcgaggacgagtaggaattaagcttggggatgtttgatacctctccagcgtatctataattttttattgttccatactattatattacccgttttggatgtttatgggctttactatacacttttatatcatttttgggactaacctactaaccggaggcccaacccgaattgctatttttttttgcctatttcagtgtttcaaagaaaaggaatatcaaacggagtccaaacggaatggaaccttcgggaacgatctttttggaacaaacgcaatccaggagacttggagtggacgtcaagaagcagctgaggcggccacgagggtccagggcgcgcgcctcatggctcccctgactgacttccttcgcctatatatacttgcataccctgaaagcaccgaggagcaccacgaaaccctattcccaccgccgcaaccttctgtacctgtgatatcccatcttggagccttttccggcgctctgccatAGTGGCaatcgatcgcggagggcttctacatcaacaccacagcctctccgatgagttgtgagtagtttaccacagaccttcgggtccatagttattagctagatggcttcttattggagaccttcgggtccacagatcttctctctctttgaatctcaatacaatgttctcctcgatcttattggagatccattcgatgtaactctttttgcggtgtgtttgtcgagatccgatgaattgtgggtttatgatcaagtttatctatgagaaatgtttgaatctcctctgaattcttttatgtatgattggttatctttgcaagtctcttcgaattatcagtttggtttggcctactagattgatctttcttgcaatgggagaagttcttagctttgggttcaatcttgcggtgtcctttgccagtgacagcaggggcagcaaggcacgtattgtattgttgccatcgatgataaaaagatggggtttatatcctaTTGCTTGagttctacatcatgtcatcttgcctaatgcgttactctgttcttatgaacttaatactctagatgcatgctggatagcggtcgatgtgtggagtaatagtagtagatgcagaatcgtttcgatctacttgtcgcggacgtgatgcctatatacatgatcatgcctagatattctcataactactatgcacttttctataaattgctcgacagtaatttgttcacccaccgaaatacttatgctatcttgagagaagccactagtgaaacctatgacccccgggtctattttccatcatataagtttccaatctactttattttgtaatctttactttccaatctatatcataaaaataccaaaaaagttatcttattattatcttaatcagatctcactttcgcaagtggccgtgaagggattgacaacccctttatcgtgttggttgcgaggttcttgtttgtttgtgtatgtacgagggacttgcgtgtagcctcctactggattgataccttggttctcaaaaactaagggaaatacttacgctactttgttgcatcaccctttcctcttcatgggaaaaccaatgcagtgctaaaGAGGTAGCACCCCCCTTTCCTTTATCCCATGGGAGGGAAAGGCCGGAGGTTCTtatacgaacactagtaaggtacacatcaatagtaTCGAATATACCTtcattcactttgccatctttcttatccgtcAAGTATCTGGGGcatttccacttctagtgaccattttctttgcagtggaagcactcattttcaggcttaggtccagctttgagcttcttcacgggagtggcaacttgcttgccattcttcttgaagttccctttctttccctttgccctttttcttgaaacttgtgttcatgttaaccatcaacacttaatgctccttcttgatttctgccttcaccatcgcgaagagctcgagaatcgttttcgtcatcccttgcatattatagttcatcatgaagttctactagcttggcgatagtgactagagaactctgtcaatcactatcttatctggaagattaactcccacttgattcaagcgattgtagtatccagacattctgagcacatgctcacggctgagctattctccttcatcttgtaggaaaagtacttgtcagaggtctcatacctctcgacacgggcatgagcctgaaataccaatttcagctcttatgTTTCGTGGCGTTCAAAATGCTTTGGGAGTCCCGGTTCTAACCCGTAAAGCATAGTGCACTAACCATTAAGTAGCCATCATtttgagcttgccaaacgttcataacgtctgcattcgctcctgcaataggtctgtcacctagcagtgcatcaaggacataattcttttgtgcagcaataaagataatcctcagatcacggacccagtccgcatcattactactatcatctttcaacttaattttctctaggaacatatcaaaaataaggaagctaaatcgcgagctattgatctacaacataggtatgcaaaactataagcctaagttcatgataaattaagttcaagtAATTTATGCATGATGCATCGTTTTGAACATGGCAGATGGACCAGTGCCCGTCCAGGAAACTCTCACCTGACAATTAGGCCCACGACAGTCGTATATCAACACATAGTACAAGACTACACCGGTACGGGCCTATCGCTGCCCCCATCAGGCAGCTCCACCATATGAGTATGAACCATCCCAACTCTGCCCCTTCGATCGATTCTTCAGCATTGTACCCAGAGTATTGTATTCCTGAACATAAATTAATTTCATAACCTTTTTTCTGAATCGATATTTAACAAAACTGGGGTGTTTGATGCAAAGGGAAAAGCTAAAAAAAGTGATTGGACTGTTCGTTTTTTACATTTTAAGACATCTAGAATATAGGCGCCCCCAGGAATTTCATCATTCAATCACTGCAATTATCAAAGCAGTATGACACAAACTTCATTGACCCGTTTTCTCTACTCCTAAGGctagttgtaatggggagtatcatatactagtatcatgcatatgatactagatgtaaagtatcatgtgttggtatcatagaGTACaacatttattgtcatgcatgacacaaagtagcacatcatttaatatgatacggtatcatgatgtGATACTCaagcatctctttcttcatttaattctatgccacatcatcaaaatttcttagttggcatgcatgatactacctatcaTACTACCATTACGGGCAGCGAGAAGTTGATAGTCTCACCTCACTCCGGTTAATTCTCACCCACCGTTTTTTGTCCCACCAACATATTTAATCTCTAGTTCTAATGAAGTAGTTGATAGTCTCGCCTCGCTCCGATTAATTCTCCCCCACCATTTTTTTTGTCCCACCAATATATTTAATCTCTACTTCTAATGAAGTAGTTGATAGTCTCGCTTCACTCCGGTTAATTCTCCCCCATCATTTTTTTGTCCCACCAACATATTTAAACAAAGAAAGACAAAGAAAACCGTTAAAAACCGAAGGATACCTAAAAAAACCGATGAGAAAACAAAGAAAATCATAGTATATCGGAGAAAAAAAAGAAACTGTTGAAAAACAAAGGAAAAACTGAAGCGAAGAAAACACGAGCGATCGAATGAATATGCTTATCCAAGTACTGTAGCGAGCGGGGGCTCCTTCAATCTTGCTTAAAGCGAGAGAtagcttttttttttttgcgggcagCGAGACATAGCTCTTGTTTCTAGATATTAACCGGCAAAACAAAAAGCGTACACATGCCCAACTAAACAGGCCGTGCATACAACAAATACTTGGGCCTCTGGCGCGTATGCCATGTTGGTCAAGCTTGCTGATTATTTGGTGTTGGTTGCCGCGTCGCGCTCGCCGTGGATAAGAAAGAATTAATAACGGGAAAAGACCCTAATCGCGTGAGATTGATTGGGACATGTTCGAGTGGACGCCATGTGGCTCGTGTCTGGCAAAGTTATTGGTGCACCTTCACCACATGTGTTGTGGTATCTTATGTGGGAGTAGTATATTCAGCATGTAGTTCCACCCGGTACACAAATTTGGACCTCTGTTGATAGTTGTGTGAAAACTCAGATTGCTTCAACTTCTTTCTCATGTCActcgccgtcgtcttctccttcCTCCCCGCAACCCCGCCTCCCTCCCCACCATCGTAACTGGTGCCTCACCGCCCTGCCTTCAAAGCCATGCTTTCTGTCGTCGCCTCTGGTTGTCCCTCTAAATCCAACAGCCTATCCTACACTAGTGGGTCTTTCACGCACTGTCAACCGCCAACTTTCTTTCATCGACCAACGATGCCGCGTCGTCCCCGGCAACACCTTGCCATCTTCTCCCTTCCCAAATCGACCAATTGCAAGCTGTATTTTCATGCATCTTGCAAACAGCAAAGGCGTTGCAAATGCACGCAAATACAATACTAACTTTGTTACCTTTGTTTGAAAAATCAAACGAGCAAAAGCTAAAAGTTTAAAATGACCTGTTGTGATTTTCATTTTTactttttcttaaaaaaatagacCTGATGTGATGTTAGTGTGGAAAGAAGCTGTCCACCGTCGAATAAATGCTCAACCGTAACGCTTGCCCTGATCACAAGTAACTTCGATGGTAACAGCAGCAGAGGGCATTGCCGCAAGTTGAAAGCCATCCTGAAAGCGAGTATTTCgccttttctttttttgagagTTGATGAAAACCATCCGGatactattccctccgttcctgaatataagtctttgtaaaTATTTCATTATAGACTACATGCGGAATAAAATGAGTGATTTACACTCTAAAAATGCATATGATTCACAGTGGACTATctacaaagatttatatttaggaatggtgtAATCAAGGTTTCTTTTTAGAAATTTACTATCCTACTAGTGTCTACTTGCATGAAGACTTTTCTCTGTTGAGATGAACGAACAATTCACATCAAACAGTTTTGCTTATTCCTTTGCACATGCAATTCGCCACTGTATTTACAGACCCCCAATCCACTAGTACAAAACACACACACGAACATCAACACCATTAATCCACGGTGTCCCAAATTCACATGTAAGTAAATAATCCCCACCCGGACGCACACTCAGACACTCTGCTTCTgctcccctcctctgctctgctctgcACACCACACCACGAAAAGAGAAGACAACCCGAAGGACAAACGAACGAACCCCTCTAATCGCGCGCGGCCACCGCTCTAATTACTACACGCAGGCCCCATGCAACGTACGGATCACGCGGCGCCGTCGACGCGGGCCTTGGTGACGCCGGCGCAGGCGTCGACGAAGTCGCCGTCGATGAAGTCGGTGGAGAAGACCTGCAGCCGGTCGCCGAGGCCCTTGGCGAAGGCCTCGGCGATGAAGCTGCGCGCGTAGCCGCGGATGCGGTTCGTGACCGGCCGCACGCACACCACCGGGTTGTCGGCCTGCGGCGTCACCGTGTTCTCCACCCGGTACAGGTACCGCCGGTCCCTCGCCGGCGGCTGCTGGCCCAGGAACTTGAGGTTGCTGTCGTACTTGGTCTCCGGCAGGTCCGTGTCGATCCAGTTGTCCCGCAGGTACCCGGAGCTCCACAGCGGCTCGCCGCGGCCGGGCGCCGGCGACTTGCGCGGCTTCCACACGCAGATCACCCGCCTCGGGAGCAGCTCCGCGACCGTCTTGCCGAACACCGCCTCGTCCTGCGGGATCAGGTGCTCCCCGAGCCGCTCCACCAGGTACTTGGCGAAGTCCGGCGGGTCCTCGCGCCCGAACTCGGTGCGGATCTCCAGCACCAGGACCTCCGACACGGTCTCGGCCAGGAACCGCAGCACGTCGTCGAGCACGACGTCGACGGAGTAGGTGGCGAGCACGCCGTGGCAGACGCGGCGCTCCTCCTGCACGCGGACGTCGAGGAGGCGGCAGCCGAGGGCGAGCTGGTGGTAGACGGAGAGCGACTGGCACTGCGCGAAGGGGCGGGTGATGAAGGGGATGCCGATCTTGTTGGTGGCCGAGTCGTGGGTGCCCGGCCACACCACCTGGTGCACGCGCAGGCGGTCGGGGCCGAGCTCCGCCATCCACGTCTTGCGGTCGGCGGGGCGGTGGGCGCAGCCCGGGAACTCGTCGCCGCAGGAGGTGCAGCGCTCGGACATGGCCAGCTTCTGCGTGGAGACCAGCTTGCGGCGGTTCACCTGCGCCGAGAAGAAGGCGCCCATGGCGTCCAGCGGGTTCTTCTTGCCGCTGTCGTTGCTATTGGAGGGAGAGGAGGAAGACATGGCCGGCCCTCCTTCCTATAAATAACGGCTCTGACCTGGACGTGGACGTCGCCGTGAGCGTGAGCTCGAGCTCGAGCGAGCTCGGGGCTGGTTGACTGATTGATTAATGGCGCCAAAATATCAGGCTGCGTCAGCTAGCTCTGGATGTATGGACA comes from Triticum aestivum cultivar Chinese Spring chromosome 5B, IWGSC CS RefSeq v2.1, whole genome shotgun sequence and encodes:
- the LOC123112863 gene encoding uncharacterized protein; the encoded protein is MSSSSPSNSNDSGKKNPLDAMGAFFSAQVNRRKLVSTQKLAMSERCTSCGDEFPGCAHRPADRKTWMAELGPDRLRVHQVVWPGTHDSATNKIGIPFITRPFAQCQSLSVYHQLALGCRLLDVRVQEERRVCHGVLATYSVDVVLDDVLRFLAETVSEVLVLEIRTEFGREDPPDFAKYLVERLGEHLIPQDEAVFGKTVAELLPRRVICVWKPRKSPAPGRGEPLWSSGYLRDNWIDTDLPETKYDSNLKFLGQQPPARDRRYLYRVENTVTPQADNPVVCVRPVTNRIRGYARSFIAEAFAKGLGDRLQVFSTDFIDGDFVDACAGVTKARVDGAA